TCATTGCGCTCAGCGGCGCCGGGGTGGCGTTGAACACTGCGCTCCAGTCGATGGTGGCGCAGAGAAAGCCGCCCACCAGAATATTCAAGCCGCCGAATACGTAGGTGGCCCACTTCTGGATCACCAGCAAGGTCGCGTGGCCGAGGCCGGAAACGGACAGGGTCAGCAAGACGAAAATGGCGATGAAGATCAGCGTCAGCACCGGTGCGCTTTTCGCCTCGACCGGCGAGTGGAACAGGATCGAACACAACGACAGCAACACGAATGCAGCCGTCGTGGTGTTGACGGTTTCCCAGCCCAGCCGCGACATCAGCGACACGATGGTCGGGCCGATATTGCCGCGCACGCCGAAGATCGCGCGGGACAAGGTCAGGCTGGGCGCACTGCCACGGCGACCGGCAATCGAGATGATCCCGACCACCGCGAAAGAGCCGGCGGCACCGAGGATCGCGACGATAATCGCCTGCCAGATGGCTAGGCCGCGAAACGCCACAAGGGTCGCGCCGAGCGGCAAACCGAGGATGCTGATATTGGCCGCGAACCACACCCAGAACAGTTGCAGCGGATGGCCGTTGCACTCGCTTTCAGGAACCGGTTCGATACCGCGTGTTTCCAATTGCCCGGCACTTTGGCCGGAAGAAGGGGTGCTCATGAGGGGTGCTCCTGGTGCCTGTATTGTTGTGGTTGTGGCAGATAGTCAAAGCTCTAACCGGTCGTCCTGACTCAAACACGATTTGATGTGGGAGCTGGCTTGCCTGCGATAGCGGTGGGCCAGTTAGCAAAGCTGAGACTGGAAAACCGCAATCGCAGGCAAGCCAGCTCCCACAATTTTGATTTGCGGCGCTTATCGAATGTGCAGCAGCCCTTGCACCAGCGGTTGCAAGTCCAGGCCATTGACCTGCTTGACCTGTGCAATCATCGCCTCAGGCCAGCACTGCAGGCCCAAACACGCGCCCAGCATCGCGCCGAGAATCGCGGCGATGGTGTCGGTGTCGCCGCCAAGGCTGGCGGCCAGGCACACGGCTTCAAAGGCATTCATCGCGCCCACCGCCACTTGCTGCGCGAGGGCAAACGACACCACCACCGATTCCTGGGACGCGACGGAGGTGCCGATCAATTCATAGAGCAGGTCGGCGAACAGGGCTTTGTCGCCGCTGCCGACGCTCAAGGTCCGCGCCCAGCTGATACGCGTGGAGATGCGCCCACCGGCAATCCAGTGGCCATGGTTTTCGGCCTGCTGGGCGATCTGGGTGCCGATGTTCAGCGCTTCGCCCAGGTCCACGCCGTTGATACCGGCCGAAACCACCGCCGCAACGGCCGCCGCGCTGGAGATGCCCAGCGAGGTGTTGTGGGTGACCTGGCAGGCCTGGATCACCGCTTGAATAAACTGCGCCGGGTCGCTGACATCGGCGGCGATCCCGACGGGGGTGATGCGCATGGCCGCGCCATTGGTGGTGCCGTAGCGCCCGGATTCTTCCGGGGTGTGGCCGGCGAGGATCATGTCGATCGCGCGTTTGGTCGATGGCCCGAGCAAATCCTGGGAGCCCTTGGCACGCATCACTGCTTCCCAGTCGATCAGGCGCTGGGCGAGCACGGTGGGTTCGATTTTGCCGTGGCCTTGCACCAGCAATTCACCGACCAGGATCGCCTGTTCGGTGTCATCGGTGATCGAGCCGGCGGGCATGTTCGGCGCGATGGGCTGGTCGGCGTCGGCATCTTCCAGCGCGGTGATGGCACCGAAGCGTTGTTGCACCTGCTCGCGGCTCAGGGACTGGGTGGGCATGCCCAGGGCGTCGCCCAAGGCCAAGCCGTAAAAGGCACCGAGGGCGCGATCTTGCGCGGTCATTTTGAAGCTCCAAACTGCAGGTGCAGGCGAAAGTGCAGAGGGTCGAGCAAACTTTCGACGTACTCCATGAAACGCTCGCGGCGGTCGTAAGTGGTGCGCGAGGCCTTGAGAAACACCGTGCCAGCCGGGCGACCGAGCAGCTCGGCGTCTTCATCGCTCAGTGGCTCGGCGCCGATCCACTGGTCACCTTCGGCGCCGACGTAGCCGTAGGCCGCCAGGGTGATGGTCAGGGAATTGTCGATCAGGCCGACGCGGGGCAGGCTTTCCAGACTTCCGGCGGCGGGCATCAACGAGCGCTCCAGGGACACCGCAGTGCCATCCGTGGTGCGCCGACGCCGGTCGAGGGCGATGAATTGGTCGCTGCCGAAACGGCTGAGCAGGTCCGGGCGGGTCACGGCTTCCAGGCGCAGGATGTCGGTGGTGACCAGCGCGCCGGTATCGGCCAGGGCCTGGGCCCAGCCGTTGCGTTGGTCGAGCACCATGCCGTCAAACGTCACGATGGAGCCGACGCCGCTCTGGGTGGCGATGTAATGACGGCGTTTGAGCTCAGCCAGGGCTTCGCGCAAGGTGCCCCGGCTGACCGCGAATTCTTCGGCCAATTGATGCTCACCCGGCAGCAGATAACCGTCGGCCATCACTCCAGCCTCGATACGGCGGATGAGCTCGTCGACGACGCGTTTTTTCTTATCAAATCGGACATGTCTAATCATGTACAAATTGATAACCGAAAGCGTTCGATGACAGCAAGCGAATTATTTCAGAGAGATGAAAAAACCGGCCTCAGGGCTCGAGGCCAATGCGGAAAAACTCCCCGCTGCTCCATACGCCAAGCCAGTTCTGACCGTTGATCGGACGGCTCACCGCGAGTTCAACCAATTGGTAAAACACGTTGCGATGCACAAGGGCTTCGAGGTTGGTACGCACCCGCAGATAGGGCGAGGGTTCCTGGGTGACGGGGTCAATGACGACACGCAGCGGGTGTTCGAGGCCAGCCTCGATGGGCTCGTCGACGTTGGTGGTGAACCGCAGCACCTGCTGTTCGCCCTGCCCTTCGACTTCCAGGGTTACTGCGACAAACGGCGCATCATCGACGCTGATGCCGACCTTTTCCACGGGAGTGACCAGAAAATAATCATCGCCATCGCGGCGGATGATGTTGGAGAACAGCTTGACCATCGGCTTACGCCCGATCGGCGTGCCCTGATAGAACCAGGTGCCGTCGCGGGCGATAAGCATGTCAATGTTGCCGCAAAAATCCGGGTTCCACAGGTGTACCGGCGCCGGCCCTTTGCCCTTGGGCAGTTGGGCCAATAGGTCATTGGCCTTGGCGGAATCGGACATAAAGGGCTCCTTGAGTGTTACTGATCTCCCATGCCCAGCAGGCCGCGAGCGTACTGCGCCAGGGGGCGGGCAATCAGATCTTCTGGCTTGTTGTCGTGGAACGTCAGTAAACCGCCACGACTGCGAATACGTGCAGTATCAATCAAATACTGGGTGCTGGTCTCGATCAACATGATCTGGATGACGCCGCTGTCCAGACCGACGCGGTCGAGGGCTTGCTGATCGGTCCATTCATCGGCATTGCCAATCCGGTCATCGGCTGCCGCAAAGCGGCAATACAGCAGGTAATGCGCACCCGCCGCACGGGCTTCGGACATCGCTTGTTCCAAACCTTCCGGCTTTCGGGCGCGGCGCACCATGGGAAAGTATTCGACGAAACCGTTGAAGGCTTCTTCGGCCACCACGTTAGGCCGCGGGTAGGCGCTGCCCGGCGGCACAAAGGCGCCCTGGGCGATGAATACAAAGGAGTCCGGCTGTATGCGAATCGACGCGGTACGGCGTGTATCACTGTGGTCCAGCAACCCGGCGTCGCTCATCTGATAACGGGTGCCTTCGGCCATATCGCTGACGGTCATGCAACCACTCAGCGTCAATGACGCCAGCAACAAAACCAGACTACGCATCCTAATCCTCCAGAAGCCGGTGACGGAAAACCGGCGAATGGGCACGTGATGCAGAATCCGCGCCATTTGGAGGGATGCACAAGCAAATGTGGGAGCGCCAGCTTATAGGCTAGCCGCCAATGATCTTCATGATGGTGGCCCCGCCGGAGAAAGCCACTTCCTGTTTGTCGCCAAGCGCCTTCATCAACAGGCCTTGCAAGGCCGGCAAAGCCTGGTGGCGCGGTTGGTCGAGCAGGTCGCCGACATAGTGCCGGTTGCTCGACGACAGGCAGCCATGCAGCCAACCGGTCGACGACAGGCGCAGGCGTGAACAGGTACGGCAGAACGGCACGCTTTCGTTGGCAATGACGCCAAAGAAGCCCTTGCCCGGTACTTCGTAGCGCACCGCGGTGGCGTCGACCGGGGCATTGGCTTGCAGGTATTCGTGGTGTTCGCCGATCAGGCTGAGCAGTTGCTGCAGGCTGACGAACTGTTGCAGGAAAGCGTTTGAGTCCTTGGCCAGATGGCCCATGCGCATCAGCTCGATAAAGCGCAGCTCGTAGCCGCGCTCCAGGCAGTAGTCGAGCAGCGGCATGACCTGGTCAAGGTTCTGCCCGCGCAACGGCACCATGTTGACCTTGATCTTGATCCCGGCGGCGCGGGCCTGGTCCATGCCATCGAGCACCGTGGCCAGGTCGCCGCCACGGGCGATGCTGCGGAAGGCGTCGGCGTCGAGAGTATCGAGGGACACGTTGATGCGGCGAATACCCGCGTCCACCAGCAGCGGCAGTTTGCGCGCCAGCAGTTGGCCGTTGGTGGTCAGGCTGATATCGCTGAGGCCCATGCCGCCCACCGCGCCCATGAAGGCTTCCAGCTTGGGGCTCACCAGCGGCTCGCCGCCGGTGATACGCAGGCGCTCGATGCCTGCCGCCTCGATCAGATACGCCACGCCACGGGCCATGGCCTCGGCCGAGAGCTCGTCCTGGGCAGCCACCAGCCGCTTGCCGTTTGGCACGCAGTAGGTACACGCGTAATTGCAGGCTGAGGTCAGGCTGATTCGCAGATTGCGAAACCGCCTGCCTTGACGATCAACGATCATGGATCACTCCGGCAGAGGATGATTCGGGCGTGCTAAAAACTGACTTATAAATCAGCTTTTAGCAAGGTCCTTGCCTGAGTATATTCCTGGGGTACTGCAACTGGCAGTAAATCATTGCGCCATCACGGTCGGGAATGGCTTAAGTAGCAGGGGTTTCACTGCTCTTGGGCTCAGCGCTCGGCAGTTCGGCGCTGTGCTTGCGCTTGTTGCCCATGCGCACGCCGATGTCCATCAGGAACTGGAAAAAACCTTCCTGATCTTCCAGCACGTTACTCCAGAACGGCGAGTGGTACAGCGCCACGGCGCCGTGCACCAACGCCCAAGCGGCGCAGTAGTGGAAGTACGGCGGCACGTCTTCGAGCTTGCCTTCACTGATACGGCCCTTGATCAGCAAGGTCAGGCGCTCGAAATTCGAGGCCCGGATCTTGTGCAGCTCTTCGACCATTTCCGGCACTTGATGGCCCTTGACCACCTTTTCTTCCAGGCGGTCGAACAGGCGATAGCGCTGCGGGTCACGCATGCGGAATTCGAAATAGGCCCGGGACAGGGCTTCCTTGTCTTTATCGACATCGGCCGAATGCAGCAGCTCGTTCAAGTCGCGCTCGTAGTCGAGCATCAGGCGCAGGTAGATCTCGGCCTTGGACTTGAAGTGCTTGTAGATCGTGCCTTTGCCGATACCCACGGCATCCGCAATCATCTCGACGGTGACGCTGTCTTCACCTTGTTCGAGAAACAGCTTGAGTGCGGTGTCGAGAATTTCCTGTTCACGGCGGCGAAACTCACGGACCTTACGGGGTTCTTTTTGCATGAGGGAGAGGTCTGCAGAGGTCAATGTGGGAGGGTTGCGCAGGGCCATTGATACGTGGCGATACGATTTACCCAGTGCGAGGGATTATCCCGACTGAACAGTCGTTGGGCAACGCCTATGTGAACCCGTTATGCACTTAACTTTCAGCGCGCCAACGTTTTCACCCTTCTCAGTCAGAAACAATACACATAAATGACACCCGTGCACCCACGCAATGAGAACTCAAGCGAAGCGCGCGTATTCCAAATCTGTTTAAAAAACGATCAGATGCGACTGGACTGAATGGGATAGTGATCAATACTTCAACTGTCGACGTGGCATCTCCCCCAAGTGACGCGTCGACCTGGGTACCGACGGACTGTGTGCCCTTGTTTTACTCCTAATGGTCTTAGCCCGGATTCACCCCCCAGAACCCGGGTTTTTTTTGCCTGCGATTTGGCCACTTCAGCCGGCGACGTGAGCCAGCGGAAACAGACGCTTGAAGTTGTCTGTGGTTTGCTCGGCAAAGCGCTCGTACGACTCACCCCGCAGCATCGCCAGGTAATCCGCCACGTCACGCACGTATTCCGGCAAGTTCGGCTTGCCACGATGGGGAATGGGCGCCAGGTACGGCGAATCGGTTTCCACCAGCAGGCGGTCGGCCGGCACTTGGCGTGCCACGTCGCGCAGTGCATCGGCGTTGCGGAAGGTGACGATGCCCGACAGGGAAATGTAGAAGCCCAGGTCCAGGGCGGCCTTGGCCATGTCCCAGTCTTCGGTAAAGCAATGCAGCACACCGGCCTGGGGCAACGCCGCTTCGCGCAGCAGGGTCAGCGTGTCGGCACGGGCGCCACGGGTATGGACGATCACCGGCTTGCCGGTTTGCTGGGCGGCTTGCAGGTGCAGGCGGAACGACGCCTGTTGTAGTTCAGCGGCTTCAGGCTCGTAGTGGTAATCCAGGCCGGTTTCGCCAATCGCCACCACGCGTGGGTGGTTGAGCTCACCCAGCAGCCAGTCGAGTGCGGGGGCTTCACCGGGCTTGAGGTCCAGCGGGTGGATACCGACCGAGCAATCGACATCGGCATAACGATCAGCCAGTGCCTTGACGTCGGCGGCGTTCTCGGCACTCACGCCGATGCACAGAAAGTGCCCTACCCCGCGCTCGCGCGCCGCTTCAAGGGCGGCGTCGAGCGAGCCGCCGTGCTGGGCAAGGTCAAGGCGATCAAGGTGGCAATGGGAATCTACGAGCATAGGTAAATACAACTTCATTCACTGAAAGTGTCTGGCCAACGATACACCCGTCGGCCACGGAAATTAACGCCGGCCGAGCAAGCCAACCCACTGCACCAGCAATGCTTCGAGCAACAACACGCGGTTGAGGTTGGCCTTGCCGAGAACCTTTTGGCGCTGGGCCAGAATCCAGTCCTGGATGTTCAGCACCTTGTCCTGCGCACTTTTCTGCGCGAGGTACTGCACCACCTTGCGCATGTCCGGCAGGCCCAGGCCATTTTCATCCTGGGTCAACTGGTAGCGCAGGATCAGGCTCGACCAATCGCAGAACCAGTCGAACAGCAGCAATAACGGAATGTCCTTCCAGGCGCTTTCGGCCAGTTGCGTCGCGGACAGCTCCTGCTTGAGCAGCTTTTTCACGCCATCCACCACCAGCGCACGTTGTTCACGCACGCCTTGGGCGTGCAGTTTCACCGCCGCCAGGGGCGAACCGGCTGCCAGGGTCAGCAGTTCGATGCGTTCGTCTTCGCCGCACTCGGGCAGCGCCTGCGCCAGCCACTGCAGGCTCATGGCTTCGCTCGCCAACGGGCAGGCCTGCTGCACGCAGCGGCTGCGAATGGTCGGCAACAAGCGGCTGGACTGGTGGCTCACCAGCAGCAACACCGTATCGCCCGAGGGTTCTTCCAGGCTTTTTAGCAAAGCGTTGGCGGCGTTGATGTTCATCGCTTCAACCGGCTCGATCAACACCACCTTGCGCCCGCCCATCTGCGCGGTTTGCACCACGAAGCTGACGAGGTCACGCACCTGGTCGACCTTGATCGCCTTGTCGGCTTCCTCGGGCTCCAGCAGGTAGTTATCGGGGTGGCTGCCGGCCTTGAGCAACAGGCAGGATTTGCATTCACCGCAGGCTTGCAGATTGACCGGGCGCTGGCACAGCAGGCTGGCCATCAGGCGCTCGGCCAGCGCGCGCTTGCCGATACCCGCAGGCCCATGCAGCAGATAGGCGTGGGCATGCTGGGCACGGCCGGCCAATTGCTGCCAGAGGCTGTCCTGCCACGGATAGGCCTCAGCCACGGGCACGCTCCAGCAGCGTCGGCAACAGGGCGTCGATGGCCTGCTGCACCTGCGTCAGCGGCTGGGCCGCATCCAACAGGTGATAACGCGCCGGCTCAGCCTTCGCGCGCTGGAGGAATGCGCTGCGCACTGCATCAAAAAACACCTGGCCTTCCAGTTCGAAGCGGTCCAGGCGACCGCGGGCACTGGCGCGGGCCATGCCCACTTCCACCGGCAGGTCGAACAGCAGCGTCAGGTCAGGGCGCAAGTCGCCCTGCACGAAGGTTTCCAGGGTGGCGATACGCTCCAGGCACAAGCCCCGGCCGCCGCCTTGGTAGGCGTAGGTCGAATCGGTAAAGCGGTCGCAAATCACCACGGCGCCACGTGCCAACGCCGGGCGAATCACTTCAGCCAGGTGCTGGGCGCGAGCGGCGAACACCAGCAGCAACTCGGTGTCCGGGTTCATCTGTTCTTCACCTGGAGCCAGCAGCACTTCACGAATGCGTTCGGCCAGCGGCGTGCCACCGGGCTCACGGGTCAACACCACTTCGATGCCTTGGGCGCGCAAGCGCTCGGCCAGGTAATCTCGGTTGGTGCTTTTGCCGGCGCCTTCCGGGCCTTCCAGGGTAATAAACAAGCCAGTCACAGGCAGTCCTTAGTCAGAGTCATTGCGGGCTTTGCGGCGCGGCGGTATCCGGCGCAGGCTCGGCGGGCTTTTCAACCGGCGCTTGGGCTGGCACTTCGGCAGGCGGCGCCGCGTCTTCCGGCGGTTTCACCGCCGGTGCCGGGCTGGAACGGTAATCGGCACGGCGCTTGAGCTGGAACTCGCGCACGGCGGCATTATGCGCATCCAGGTCATCGGAGAAAATATGGCTGCCATCGCCACGGGCGACGAAATACAGGCTGCTGCCCGGCACCGGGTTCAACGCGGCATGGATCGCTTCGCGGCCGACCATGGCGATCGGCGTCGGTGGCAGGCCTGCGATCATGTAGGTGTTGTACGGGTTGGCTTCCTTGAGATGGGCGCGGGTCAACTTGCCGTTGTAGTGCTCGCCCAGGCCGTAGATCACCGTGGGGTCGGTCTGCAGCAGCATGCCGATCTTCATGCGTCGCACAAAGACGCCGGCGATCTGCCCGCGCTCTTCCGGCACGCCGGTTTCCTTCTCCACCAGGGAAGCCATGATCAGCGCTTGGTAAGGGTCGGTATACGGCGCATCGGCGGCGCGCTTGCTCCATTCTTGAGCGAGCACATCATCCAGGCGGTTGTAGGCTTTTTTCAGGAATTCAACGTCGGTCATGCCGCGCACGAAGCGATAGGTATCCGGGAAGAACCGCCCTTCAGGAAACACGCCGGGGTGACCGAGCTTGTCCATCACTTCACTGTCGGTAAGGCCCGACAGGGTCTGCACGATCTTTTCATGCTTGGCGAGCGCCGAACGTACCTGGCGGAAGTTCCAGCCTTCCACCAGCGTCAGGCTGTACTGCACCACTTCGCCGCGTTGCCACAGGCCGATCAAGCCTTCGGCGGTGAGGCCTGGGGTCATGCGGTATTCACCGCTGTGCAGCGGCTGGCCGTCGAGATTGAAGCGCCAGTACAGACGCAACCAGAAGGCGCCATCGAGCACGCCTTCGGTTTCGAGGCGATTGAAGGTGCCCGTCGGGGTCACCCCGGCAGGCACAT
The sequence above is a segment of the Pseudomonas sp. R76 genome. Coding sequences within it:
- a CDS encoding ADP-ribosylglycohydrolase family protein; translation: MTAQDRALGAFYGLALGDALGMPTQSLSREQVQQRFGAITALEDADADQPIAPNMPAGSITDDTEQAILVGELLVQGHGKIEPTVLAQRLIDWEAVMRAKGSQDLLGPSTKRAIDMILAGHTPEESGRYGTTNGAAMRITPVGIAADVSDPAQFIQAVIQACQVTHNTSLGISSAAAVAAVVSAGINGVDLGEALNIGTQIAQQAENHGHWIAGGRISTRISWARTLSVGSGDKALFADLLYELIGTSVASQESVVVSFALAQQVAVGAMNAFEAVCLAASLGGDTDTIAAILGAMLGACLGLQCWPEAMIAQVKQVNGLDLQPLVQGLLHIR
- a CDS encoding GntR family transcriptional regulator, which translates into the protein MIRHVRFDKKKRVVDELIRRIEAGVMADGYLLPGEHQLAEEFAVSRGTLREALAELKRRHYIATQSGVGSIVTFDGMVLDQRNGWAQALADTGALVTTDILRLEAVTRPDLLSRFGSDQFIALDRRRRTTDGTAVSLERSLMPAAGSLESLPRVGLIDNSLTITLAAYGYVGAEGDQWIGAEPLSDEDAELLGRPAGTVFLKASRTTYDRRERFMEYVESLLDPLHFRLHLQFGASK
- a CDS encoding DUF1285 domain-containing protein — protein: MSDSAKANDLLAQLPKGKGPAPVHLWNPDFCGNIDMLIARDGTWFYQGTPIGRKPMVKLFSNIIRRDGDDYFLVTPVEKVGISVDDAPFVAVTLEVEGQGEQQVLRFTTNVDEPIEAGLEHPLRVVIDPVTQEPSPYLRVRTNLEALVHRNVFYQLVELAVSRPINGQNWLGVWSSGEFFRIGLEP
- a CDS encoding DUF4823 domain-containing protein, with amino-acid sequence MRSLVLLLASLTLSGCMTVSDMAEGTRYQMSDAGLLDHSDTRRTASIRIQPDSFVFIAQGAFVPPGSAYPRPNVVAEEAFNGFVEYFPMVRRARKPEGLEQAMSEARAAGAHYLLYCRFAAADDRIGNADEWTDQQALDRVGLDSGVIQIMLIETSTQYLIDTARIRSRGGLLTFHDNKPEDLIARPLAQYARGLLGMGDQ
- a CDS encoding GTP 3',8-cyclase MoaA, with the translated sequence MIVDRQGRRFRNLRISLTSACNYACTYCVPNGKRLVAAQDELSAEAMARGVAYLIEAAGIERLRITGGEPLVSPKLEAFMGAVGGMGLSDISLTTNGQLLARKLPLLVDAGIRRINVSLDTLDADAFRSIARGGDLATVLDGMDQARAAGIKIKVNMVPLRGQNLDQVMPLLDYCLERGYELRFIELMRMGHLAKDSNAFLQQFVSLQQLLSLIGEHHEYLQANAPVDATAVRYEVPGKGFFGVIANESVPFCRTCSRLRLSSTGWLHGCLSSSNRHYVGDLLDQPRHQALPALQGLLMKALGDKQEVAFSGGATIMKIIGG
- a CDS encoding TetR/AcrR family transcriptional regulator, producing the protein MQKEPRKVREFRRREQEILDTALKLFLEQGEDSVTVEMIADAVGIGKGTIYKHFKSKAEIYLRLMLDYERDLNELLHSADVDKDKEALSRAYFEFRMRDPQRYRLFDRLEEKVVKGHQVPEMVEELHKIRASNFERLTLLIKGRISEGKLEDVPPYFHYCAAWALVHGAVALYHSPFWSNVLEDQEGFFQFLMDIGVRMGNKRKHSAELPSAEPKSSETPAT
- a CDS encoding TatD family hydrolase, whose protein sequence is MLVDSHCHLDRLDLAQHGGSLDAALEAARERGVGHFLCIGVSAENAADVKALADRYADVDCSVGIHPLDLKPGEAPALDWLLGELNHPRVVAIGETGLDYHYEPEAAELQQASFRLHLQAAQQTGKPVIVHTRGARADTLTLLREAALPQAGVLHCFTEDWDMAKAALDLGFYISLSGIVTFRNADALRDVARQVPADRLLVETDSPYLAPIPHRGKPNLPEYVRDVADYLAMLRGESYERFAEQTTDNFKRLFPLAHVAG
- a CDS encoding DNA polymerase III subunit delta', with product MAEAYPWQDSLWQQLAGRAQHAHAYLLHGPAGIGKRALAERLMASLLCQRPVNLQACGECKSCLLLKAGSHPDNYLLEPEEADKAIKVDQVRDLVSFVVQTAQMGGRKVVLIEPVEAMNINAANALLKSLEEPSGDTVLLLVSHQSSRLLPTIRSRCVQQACPLASEAMSLQWLAQALPECGEDERIELLTLAAGSPLAAVKLHAQGVREQRALVVDGVKKLLKQELSATQLAESAWKDIPLLLLFDWFCDWSSLILRYQLTQDENGLGLPDMRKVVQYLAQKSAQDKVLNIQDWILAQRQKVLGKANLNRVLLLEALLVQWVGLLGRR
- the tmk gene encoding dTMP kinase, with the protein product MTGLFITLEGPEGAGKSTNRDYLAERLRAQGIEVVLTREPGGTPLAERIREVLLAPGEEQMNPDTELLLVFAARAQHLAEVIRPALARGAVVICDRFTDSTYAYQGGGRGLCLERIATLETFVQGDLRPDLTLLFDLPVEVGMARASARGRLDRFELEGQVFFDAVRSAFLQRAKAEPARYHLLDAAQPLTQVQQAIDALLPTLLERARG
- the mltG gene encoding endolytic transglycosylase MltG: MIRKLVLLLQIGLVSAGLLLGFSAWKLDSALKQPLNLTQEQLLDVPAGVTPTGTFNRLETEGVLDGAFWLRLYWRFNLDGQPLHSGEYRMTPGLTAEGLIGLWQRGEVVQYSLTLVEGWNFRQVRSALAKHEKIVQTLSGLTDSEVMDKLGHPGVFPEGRFFPDTYRFVRGMTDVEFLKKAYNRLDDVLAQEWSKRAADAPYTDPYQALIMASLVEKETGVPEERGQIAGVFVRRMKIGMLLQTDPTVIYGLGEHYNGKLTRAHLKEANPYNTYMIAGLPPTPIAMVGREAIHAALNPVPGSSLYFVARGDGSHIFSDDLDAHNAAVREFQLKRRADYRSSPAPAVKPPEDAAPPAEVPAQAPVEKPAEPAPDTAAPQSPQ